The Lathyrus oleraceus cultivar Zhongwan6 chromosome 5, CAAS_Psat_ZW6_1.0, whole genome shotgun sequence genome includes the window aaatgaCTTGACGTTGTATCAAGTGTTTGAAATTTATTTGTAAAAGATGTGAGAAGAATGGGATAGAAATAGATATAGAAGTGTGAGAATGGAATGGAATGAATGagatacttgacgttggatcaagcactcATGTTGCTTATCAAACGAATTTGATTTGGGAAAAGCACTTGACGTTGGATCACGTGTGTTTTTATTCTTTTAAAAATTTCTTTTTATCGTTTGATTTTATCTGGTTAGTTAACATGCAAAGGAAAGCGATAAAGGAAAGTAAATCCTAAGCTCTTACATGTTCGTGGGAATGGGGGACACTTTCTCCATAATGGGGGATAATACAAACCAATACATGAAATGGAAAGATATTCATACAAGCTTACAATAATACCATGACTAAAACAATCAAGTGGCAAAGGTAAATCAAGCACATTCAACTATGCAATGCAAATGAGATTAATGCAACAAGAATTCACATTAGAAACTAGGTCTAAAATTATACATGATCAAAGTTAGGCAAACAGATGAAAATGGCATCATACATAAAATGATTTTCAACCAAAATGAGTTAAATCTAATGTGTAAATAATTGCAAAATCAACTAGAAAGTTAATGAAATTAGCATACAAGTGACATTCAAATTCTATCATGGTGAATTGATGAACTAAAGCCTAATTAAGAACATAATTAATTCTATATTAATCATATCATTATCAATGTAACTAAAATAGTgattaaaaaaatatcaaataaacCTAATGGATCAAACATTAATCATGTTAATTTCCTAAGTATTTTGATCTATAATCATGTTAATGTCTACTCCTTTATGTCAAGAAATGCATTAAAACAATTAAAGAAGAAATAGTAAAAAAATAATCAAGAAACAAAAACatgaaaatagaaaaagaaaataacaaaGGGAGGGGGTATGAGGCTGAGATGGAGGTGAGAATATTAACTAGGGCGCAAGCCCATTGATTTAGGGCCCAAGTGAACCTTATCTCTTGTAGAAGGGGGTGTGTTAATATTATTATGGTCCAAACAGAAAAACATGGGCCCATGAGGGAAGAACAAGCCCAATTGCATACTCACAAAAGAGGGACAAAGAGTTTAGTTCAAACTCAAATGAACAACACACTCAGTGCAAAATGTAGCAGTCTCTCAACTTGGCATGAGCGACCATCTCCTCCTCTGTGCCGGAGGTTGTATTTGGCAGAGACAAAGGGCCAATCCATGAAAACTATACATCATCTAACTCGTCTCTTCCTCCTCTATTCAaaactaggggtggcaaaatggatggattggatggatatgGATCGGATTGCTCATGAATGGATCAAAACAATCCATTAATCCATTAACAACTCATTAAAGCTTCCTTAAAAATATccaatccaatccatccattaataaaaaaaatccatccaatccatccgTTAACATATTTTTaatggatggatatccatccatccaaaaataataatttaaatattttatttaatttttttaataattcatattttaaatattttaaattttaaattttggtaaaataattttttaaaatataattcCATAATGAGTAGTAATATTGTCTTTTTATTAATACTTTgataaattttattttatatcTAAAATACTTATTAAAATTAAAATGCAAACACAACAAATTCAAAATTTATGTCAAATTCATTTTGTGTTTTCATAATAAATTCCGATACTTTGCCATCGAAATAAAAGTGTTCATgtggaatatatatatatatatatatatatatatatatatatatatatatatatatatatatatatatatatatatatatatatatatatatatatttgacCATAAATAACTTGTTACTTGACCATAAATATTTGACCATAAATAACTTGTTACTTGAATTTGTAGaatgaaaagtgaaaaatatcacattatattattattaaatcGATTAAGTAGTTCAATTATACAACTAATATTAGTTCTAAGATAATATATAAATTGTTTCTATCTAAAGATCATGATTCACCAAAATATTCTCTTGTTGAACATTGTTGAACATTCTAAAGATGGGCATTCCACTTGTAGCTCCCATAATTAAACATGCATTACTAAACTTGAATCACCTATCACATAATTTTCACCAAATAATTCCAAATCACCACCTCTAAAATGAAAAACCTCAACATCAAAAGAGGTAAAATACTAATAAATCTAGCATATAATTTTCAACAAAGTTGAATCATCAATCATATAATTTTCACCAAACAAGTGGGattcaaaaaaaaattgattatCGAAAGAGGTAAAATACCAATACATCATTTTACTAATAAAATTCTAATAGTTCAAGCATTCAAACTTCAAGTTATAAAATCTTTGTAGAGTGTTCTCCCAAAATAAATCACATCTTCAAGTAACTTCATGTTATGGAAAAGAAGGATGAAAGGTCCTCAACAAAACCGGGTCCATCAAAATTAATTGCCGCTACAAAAGAGAATCAAAGTACAAAACAATTAAACATACATTAATTAGAAAAGAAgataaatgaaaaaaaaacacaACTAGAAAGATTGTAGATACTAACCTGGAGTTCCACAAAGCCAATCATGTGTACACAATAATGCTTCAACATTTTCAGGTATAAGAGCACTTCGATACTTGTCAAGTATACGTCCACCTATACTAAATGCTGATTCTGATGCAACTGTAGTAATTGGAATGCTCAAAAGGTCACGTGCCAATATAGAAAGTTTGAGATATTTACCCTCATTTGCTTTCCAATATTGCAAAACATCCAAATCAGCATATTCCTCATggttaattttttttttcattcaaATAAGTTTCCAAATCAGACTCATTTTTTGATGGTTCACATAATTTACTTTCGTAAGTCCCAAAATCCTGTAAGGCATTTGAGGGAATGTTTGGACTACCTCTAATTGACCTTTGTATAGATGAAGCGGTTGTCTCATTTGAGGACTTGAGATATTCTTGAAAAAAAGCTTTCAACTTATCTAAAATCAACTTTGCAACTTGTACTCCCTCACTACCTAACAACCTCACATAGCACCACTCAACAAACTGCAACTTATATCTAGGATCTAAGATGACAGCAAATGATAGAACAACACTATAAGAATTCCAATATTTATCAAATTTTTTCTCCATTCTTCTAGCCATGCAACATAATTGATTTTGTTTTTCAAACTCACTATGATCAACACATGAAACTTCCTTGATTTTCATATGAATTCTCCACACACCACTAAAATAGAGGTTGGCGGTTGGATAAGTGCTACCCGAAAAAAATGTGATATCATAAAATGGCTTCAAAAAATCAGCTATGGTTTTTACCTTATCCCACTCCTCGTTTGATAAACAATCAAAGTAGGGATCAATATCACTTAGGAGGGTAAAAGCTTCTCGTTGACCTATAGCAGTCTCAAGCATCAGATAAGTGGAATTCCACCTAATAGGCAAGTCTTGACGAACTTGCTTAGAAGTCACATTTGAGAGTTGCTCTAAACAAGATGCAAACTTTAATTTTCGAGCCTCTGAGCCTCTTATGTATTTCACACACAATCTAATTTTACCCAAAGATCCATCTATCACCTTTAAACCATCATGAACAATTAAGTTTAAGTTGTGTGCTCCACATCTAACATGAAAATATGTTCCTTTAGCTATCAATCCTAATCCTGATAATAAATGTTTCTTCAATATATTCACCATAACATCATTGTTAGATGCATTGTCTAAAGTAATTGTGAATATTTTTTTCTCAATACCCCACTCCTTTAACAAACTTATTAACTTCTCAGCCAACTTAAAACCGTTGTGAGGTGGTGGACAATGAATGAAGGATAATACTTTTTTCTCTAACTCCCAATTCCTATTAACAAAATGTGCAGTCAAAACCATATATTGATTTGTATTTATTGCAGACCATAAATCGGATGTTAAACAAATTTTTCCTGGAATTGACTGTAAATAGgattttaatttttctttttcttttctatACACCTTAAGAACATCAGACTTTGTAGTGTTTCTAGAAATTGACTTAACACCAGGGTGCAAAAAACAGAGTAAGTCAACTATCCCTTTATGTTCGACAAAAGTAAAAGGATAATTGTGTTTGACAATTACCTCAGAAATCTTTTCCCTATACTTTTCTTGATCAAGTGGAGGATAAGAAGATCCATTCCCTCTTCCAACACATTTCAGCGAATGTTTTATCAAATTTGAAGTGCCACCACCATCTCTAGCCATGTAAATTTTATCACAATTTTTGCATTTTGCCTTTGGGAGTCCTTTATCGTCAAAAAACTTTTCAAAAAATTCCCCAGCCATAGAagtttttgttctttttgaacTAGGGACTGAACTTTCATCAACTTCGTCCTCAATTTGAATTATGGGTCCATCTCCTTCGATAGACATATTTCTTATAATTTGACAATGATTAAAGGTGAGTGTAAAGGAAATCAAACTAAATTATccaataaaataaataataattaagcATATATGAACAACAAGCATCCAAAATTGATTATAATTATATAGAAAATATGCAGCTAGAGATTTCGGCAACCGGTACCGATCTCATCCTATAACAGTGCTTCATCCAAAATTCTGATAATCGTCAAAAGAGAATTTGAAGACAATCAATTAAAACCCAAACAAGATCATTAAAATATGAACCGCCAACTTAAAGATCAAAACCAACAAGAACCCGATCAAAATTATTCTTAATTAACTAAATAATTAAAAACCACATGAATATATGATAAAGAAATTAGGCTAACTAGCTAAAACCTAAAGTTTCAAAAGATTTCAATTGATCGATTAGTCATACAATTATTCTGTTAATCACCATAGACTAACTGATTAATTCACTCAATTAACACTTATAACAAAACCATAACTGATTTAACAGGTTAACATTACACTTATATACTAACAGAAACAGAAATACATCAAATAATTTAACTGATAACTCAACTCAAACTAACTTCATAGAAAACCAATCAACTGAAATGAATCCCAACTAACATGTAGCTAACCTAACGGGAAAGTTAACAGAGAAACTAACTTGTGTTCATAGAAGTGAAAGACTGAACCAGAAGGAATTGTGTTCATATACTTAAACGTTACCTCTCCAACAACATCAAAGAGGAAAGTAACAAACCAAGAAATATACCAGCAACAACAATCTAGATAGACAAGTCTTTGGTGATAATACCAGCAAAGTAACTAAAGAATATTTACAAACAAACATGTGTGGTGTCACAGTTGAACAAGTAATTAAACAATTTACCATCAATACTACTGTTTTGCCAATTCTGgtttatttttattcaaataattgCAATTACTgaattaaattatttattttctaaATAGGCTATCCAAACCAGCAGACTGTACATACTTGATCACCATGATCCATTATTTCCATATTTGAGGAAAATAAATGCAACTGATACAAAAGCATATGCTACTAGAACCTTCCTTAGGTGGAAACTCCTACATTAAGTGAAAGAGATCACAAACATGAAAGCACAACAACACCATATTGCAGATTCTGTGAAATCTATTTGGGAAAGAAAACTCTTATATAATTATACTTTATATAAGACACACAACAGATGCATAACCACATGGCCCATTTATGCCATCACTGCCTTCACACAAACCAACATCAGCATAATTATAACCACCAGCAATCTCTGTATTACTGCTGTCAAAAGCGGTATTGTTGTTAGAGTTTTGGTTGTTCTATCAGTATAAGTGTTGAAGACTCAGAATACTGGATTAGCCAAGAAGGAACTTCTTATTTTGCTTCTTGCAAAAGTCCAACGAGGCTCTTTGCAAGTGGCATGTTTTTGCTGCTGAAGAAAGCAGTTGCTAAACCAGAATGACCAGCACGGCCTGTTCTACCAATTCTATGTACATAGTCATCTATGTCTCTCGGCAAGTTAAAGTTTATAACATGAGCCACATGAGGTGTATCCAATCCATATTCTCAAGATGTGAAACTATATAAGGATGAAGCATATGTTAGAGATGTAAAGAAAACAAAAAGTCACACATTCTTCACTTATAGCTTAAGCTTTTGGGATAGTAACTGGTTGAGAACCATCTTCTCTTTTTCGCTATGAGGGTACCTATATGGCTTCACTTTCACTGGTTGAGAACCTGCTTTCAACACAATCTCATTATCCAATTCTCTGTTTGGTGGGAGCCTTTTTGGAATTTGAAAAATCACTCTGTAAGTGTGATATAATGTATCCATTTCAGGATCTACATTCTCAGGCATGCCAACCCATTCATCAGTATTTTCCACAGGATCTATTTTATGTATTGTGAACATTTCTGATATTGAATATATGTGATGCAATCTCTTAAAATGATGCAAATGTGCTATCTCAGGTTTACAATCAGTCTCACCCTGCAGAGTAATAAAATGTCCTTCCGAATAAAATTTAACTCTAGATGCTACATAATCAGCCACATGAGGTCCTAGTGACGCTAACCAAGGTGCTCCCAATATCACATCAGCTCCAGATACCGACAACAAATATGCTGGAATAGTGATATCATTTCCTTGAATTTTCAGAGTTAAATGCTTCACAAAACCTTCTGCTTTCATATTCTGGCCATTTCCAACTAGCACATTGCATTTTTGAGTAGGTTCCACAGGTAATCCTAGACAACGGACAATTCTAGGTTGCACAAAACTGGTTGCCCTCATATATTAACAGTTCATGAACATAAGCAATGTAGGAATCCAACACAACTTCAACACTGAGTTAACACACATACAAACCTAAATATCTCTTCTGTCCAAAGTCTTAAGATTGACAGAAAATACAAAATAGCAATATTAAAAATATCATAGCAAAAATGGCATCATCGTGAGTAACACACATACATTCTAGAAATATCATACTAGTGTACAAAAACATTACCGAGTGTCGAGTAAGAAGCCATGACAATGATGTATGTGGAAGCTCTCTTAATAAGACTTGAATGATTTTTCACACTGCATTAAAATATAATATAACAGATGAAAAAGAATTATAAAACATATGCATCAAATTGGTTCGTAAATGTCGAATTAGTGTATGGAAAATTACCTCAAAGAGACAACTACTATGAGAAATTGTTAGAGTTGATTTGAATTTGCGATGTTGTAGCACCAAAGATGAATTACGACTGTAACACAGAATCATCGAGATGGATTTCGATTGTAGCACTGAAACGTTGAGATGAATTACAATTGTAGCACAAAATTGTTGGGATGAATTTCGATTTGTAGTGTCAAATGTTAAGAAGAAATTAAGGGAAGATGAAATTAGGGTTCTTGTTTGGTTGGATCGGAGAGAGAACatgtttttctttttgttttttaacaatagaatttttgtttaatttaaatatttaatattgtttaataaaattttatttaataaataaataataaaacattgTCCAATGGATTTATAAAATGAGATGGGTGGATTGAATCCATCCATATGGtttgatggatggattggatcaaattcattaattatttttttatttgcCGGATGAATTGAATGAATTAACTATCGGAAGGATATCTCTTTAACGGATTTTATTGCCACCCCTATTCAAAACCACAAACAATTTCACGGAATTTCTATCTTAAAGCCCTAACCAAATCAAATTGTCA containing:
- the LOC127085456 gene encoding zinc finger BED domain-containing protein RICESLEEPER 2 isoform X2; the encoded protein is MDLLILHLIKKSIGKRFLRNWELEKKVLSFIHCPPPHNGFKLAEKLISLLKEWGIEKKIFTITLDNASNNDVMVNILKKHLLSGLGLIAKGTYFHVRCGAHNLNLIVHDGLKVIDGSLGKIRLCVKYIRGSEARKLKFASCLEQLSNVTSKQVRQDLPIRWNSTYLMLETAIGQREAFTLLSDIDPYFDCLSNEEWDKVKTIADFLKPFYDITFFSGSTYPTANLYFSGVWRIHMKIKEVSCVDHSEFEKQNQLCCMARRMEKKFDKYWNSYSVVLSFAVILDPRYKLQFVEWCYVRLLGSEGVQVAKLILDKLKAFFQEYLKSSNETTASSIQRSIRGSPNIPSNALQDFGTYESKLCEPSKNESDLETYLNEKKN
- the LOC127085456 gene encoding zinc finger BED domain-containing protein RICESLEEPER 2 isoform X1 encodes the protein MSIEGDGPIIQIEDEVDESSVPSSKRTKTSMAGEFFEKFFDDKGLPKAKCKNCDKIYMARDGGGTSNLIKHSLKCVGRGNGSSYPPLDQEKYREKISEVIVKHNYPFTFVEHKGIVDLLCFLHPGVKSISRNTTKSDVLKVYRKEKEKLKSYLQSIPGKICLTSDLWSAINTNQYMVLTAHFVNRNWELEKKVLSFIHCPPPHNGFKLAEKLISLLKEWGIEKKIFTITLDNASNNDVMVNILKKHLLSGLGLIAKGTYFHVRCGAHNLNLIVHDGLKVIDGSLGKIRLCVKYIRGSEARKLKFASCLEQLSNVTSKQVRQDLPIRWNSTYLMLETAIGQREAFTLLSDIDPYFDCLSNEEWDKVKTIADFLKPFYDITFFSGSTYPTANLYFSGVWRIHMKIKEVSCVDHSEFEKQNQLCCMARRMEKKFDKYWNSYSVVLSFAVILDPRYKLQFVEWCYVRLLGSEGVQVAKLILDKLKAFFQEYLKSSNETTASSIQRSIRGSPNIPSNALQDFGTYESKLCEPSKNESDLETYLNEKKN